In the genome of Halococcus sediminicola, one region contains:
- a CDS encoding tyrosine-type recombinase/integrase: protein MNRVAVATVDAQARQEAAHNEQLTVPDALASRWHPKTIASARSIPFDLSLRIELCIERYANRYDGFPRSRATVNRRVEEAVEEADLTGRIYPHCLRATAASYHAYKGVAPVPLQALMGWGDLATAQKYMRISGTATADALRQVHHR from the coding sequence ATGAATCGTGTAGCTGTGGCTACTGTCGACGCCCAGGCCCGTCAGGAGGCAGCCCACAACGAACAGCTTACTGTACCGGATGCCCTCGCTTCACGCTGGCACCCGAAGACTATCGCCTCGGCCCGGTCGATCCCCTTCGATTTGTCGCTCCGCATCGAGTTGTGCATCGAGCGATATGCGAACCGCTACGACGGCTTTCCACGGTCGCGGGCGACCGTCAACCGGCGGGTTGAAGAAGCTGTCGAGGAGGCTGACCTCACCGGACGAATCTATCCCCACTGTCTGCGGGCGACGGCGGCCAGCTATCATGCGTATAAAGGCGTGGCTCCGGTTCCCTTGCAGGCCCTCATGGGCTGGGGCGATCTCGCGACGGCTCAGAAATACATGCGAATTTCTGGAACCGCTACTGCCGATGCACTCCGACAAGTTCACCACAGGTAG
- a CDS encoding ribbon-helix-helix domain-containing protein codes for MSEATTGSDGDDEIVTVNFKVTQSFLDEIDGTWQGRGFNSRSEFIRYTLRDATEFPTFDRDELVALLEAEEDIREGRTMSADEAREQFGTDSDE; via the coding sequence ATGTCCGAAGCGACTACCGGATCAGACGGAGATGACGAGATCGTCACGGTGAATTTCAAAGTCACACAGTCGTTTCTTGACGAAATAGACGGCACATGGCAGGGACGCGGGTTCAACAGTCGTAGTGAGTTCATCCGATACACCCTCCGAGACGCGACCGAATTCCCGACGTTCGACCGCGACGAACTCGTCGCTCTCCTCGAAGCAGAGGAGGACATCCGTGAGGGACGGACGATGAGCGCCGACGAAGCCCGCGAACAGTTTGGAACGGACAGCGATGAGTGA
- a CDS encoding toxin, with the protein MSEGDWTWELTSKAQDDLSSFSPPEQEQILNKLDEIVDSPWRDPPDYGEPLQNSPHKKVRIGEFPVTFHQSEQRMVVARTKRRGGAYTADDD; encoded by the coding sequence ATGAGTGAGGGCGACTGGACGTGGGAACTCACATCGAAAGCACAGGACGATCTTTCGTCCTTTTCTCCACCTGAGCAAGAGCAGATACTGAACAAACTCGACGAGATTGTCGACTCACCGTGGCGAGATCCGCCGGACTATGGTGAACCCCTCCAGAACAGTCCGCACAAGAAAGTGCGCATCGGTGAGTTCCCCGTGACCTTTCATCAATCCGAGCAACGGATGGTGGTCGCCCGAACCAAGCGTCGCGGTGGAGCGTACACTGCCGACGATGATTGA
- a CDS encoding cytochrome P450 codes for MYLTRCIPQLLEKTRAKLWIAPIIPIDDYAFIPFGGGRRTCIGREFARLEATLALATIGQQFNLEWAGDETDMAIEPEMATKTQNGLPMTLRGR; via the coding sequence TTGTATCTCACACGCTGTATCCCCCAACTACTGGAGAAGACTCGTGCAAAACTATGGATTGCTCCGATAATCCCTATAGACGATTACGCCTTCATTCCATTCGGGGGTGGACGGCGAACATGCATCGGGCGGGAGTTCGCCCGACTCGAAGCAACGCTCGCGCTCGCAACGATCGGTCAGCAGTTCAATCTCGAATGGGCCGGTGACGAGACAGATATGGCTATCGAACCAGAGATGGCGACGAAAACGCAGAACGGATTGCCGATGACGCTTCGAGGACGATAA